In a genomic window of Gossypium arboreum isolate Shixiya-1 chromosome 7, ASM2569848v2, whole genome shotgun sequence:
- the LOC108457129 gene encoding zinc finger CCCH domain-containing protein 39: MNYPESRSSFMRTPQSTYAGSDAIGIWPEFPMNDWQFDPHSEFEQQQQQQSPPFKRPRHSEDNQSNIVQCTPTNPRMPSNPPTNKGTTNIFFKTRMCAKFRLGTCRNGEGCNFAHGIEDLRQPPPNWQELVGGREEERPSGNWDDDQKIIHRMKLCKKYYNGEECPYGDRCNFLHEDPSKFRDDMGRFRESSAISIGTTAPPAGHGTASEQSEGNRPLNSSSSDPFRGNTKPVYPVYWKTKLCTKWETTDHCPFGEKCHFAHGQAELQGMNGRVDGDYGSTGSGLTRIGSVSTKIHNLPANDPPPVTSSAPSLDEKAQAKKCLFKWKGPRKINRIYGDWLDDMPLVHNLPSQVES, from the exons ATGAATTACCCTGAATCTCGCTCTTCCTTTATGAGAACGCCCCAATCAACTTATGCTGGCAGTGATGCTATTGGGATTTGGCCTGAATTTCCTATGAATGATTGGCAATTTGACCCACATTCAGAATttgaacaacaacaacaacaacaatcacCTCCCTTCAAAAGACCTAGACATTCTGAGGACAACCAATCGAATATTGTGCAATGCACTCCTACAAATCCCAGGATGCCCTCAAATCCTCCAACCAATAAGGGGACAACTAATATTTTCTTCAAAACTCGTATGTGTGCAAAGTTTAGATTGGGTACTTGTAGGAATGGTGAAGGTTGCAACTTTGCTCATGGCATCGAGGATCTGCGTCAGCCTCCTCCAAATTGGCAAGAACTTGTTGGCGGACGCGAGGAAGAACGCCCATCGGGGAATTGGGATGATGATCAGAAGATAATACATCGGATGAAGTTGTGTAAGAAGTATTATAACGGAGAGGAATGTCCGTATGGGGACAGATGTAATTTTCTTCATGAAGATCCGTCGAAGTTCAGGGATGATATGGGGAGGTTTAGGGAGAGTTCAGCTATTAGCATTGGAACAACAGCTCCTCCCGCAGGGCATGGAACTGCATCCGAGCAATCAGAAGGTAATAGGCCCTTAAACAGCAGCAGTTCAGATCCTTTTCGAGGAAATACGAAGCCTGTTTATCCTGTGTATTGGAAAACAAAGTTATGTACAAAGTGGGAGACAACAGACCATTGCCcctttggtgagaaatgtcactttGCTCATGGACAAGCAG AGTTGCAGGGCATGAACGGACGCGTTGATGGTGACTACGGGAGTACGGGTTCTGGTTTGACAAGGATTGGTTCCGTTTCAACAAAAATTCACAACCTTCCTGCTAATGATCCACCTCCAGTGACATCAAGTGCCCCTTCTTTGGATGAAAAAGCCCAGGCTAAAAAATGCTTGTTCAAGTGGAAAGGACCTAGGAAAATCAACAGGATTTATGGGGATTGGCTTGATGATATGCCATTGGTACACAATTTGCCAAGTCAGGTGGAGAGCTGA